A part of Clostridium novyi genomic DNA contains:
- a CDS encoding acyl-CoA dehydrogenase produces MDFKLSEDQQLMKKMFKEFTDQFIAPIAAELDEEERFPEEIIPIMGETGLFGIPISDQYGGAGAGNLSYVLAVEEISKACASTGVTVSAHTSLCCWPIETFGTEEQKSKYLPDLATGVKLGAFGLTEPNAGTDAAGQMTVAVDKGEYYLLNGNKIFITNGEVADVYVVFAMTDKALGNRGISAFIVEKGMEGFSFGSHEKKMGIHGSSTCELIFKDVKVPKENLLGEINKGFKIAMMTLDGGRIGVAAQALGIAEGALDATVEYVKTREQFNRPLSAFQNTRFTLAEMKTRIEAARYLVYSAAQAKDNGEAYAEKAAMAKLFASETARDVTCKAVQLFGGYGYTRDYPVERMMRDAKITEIYEGTSEVQKMVISGDLLK; encoded by the coding sequence ATGGATTTTAAATTAAGTGAAGACCAACAATTAATGAAGAAAATGTTTAAAGAATTTACGGATCAATTTATAGCTCCAATAGCTGCTGAATTAGATGAAGAAGAACGTTTCCCAGAAGAAATCATACCTATTATGGGTGAAACTGGATTATTTGGTATACCTATTTCCGATCAATACGGCGGAGCAGGAGCTGGAAACTTATCATATGTATTAGCTGTTGAAGAAATATCTAAAGCATGTGCAAGCACAGGGGTTACTGTTTCAGCTCATACATCATTATGTTGTTGGCCAATAGAAACTTTTGGAACTGAAGAACAAAAATCAAAATATTTGCCTGACTTGGCTACAGGAGTTAAATTGGGGGCATTTGGATTAACTGAACCTAATGCTGGTACTGATGCAGCTGGACAAATGACTGTAGCAGTAGACAAGGGAGAGTATTATTTATTAAACGGAAATAAAATATTTATAACTAATGGTGAAGTTGCTGATGTTTATGTAGTATTTGCAATGACGGATAAAGCTTTAGGAAACAGAGGAATATCAGCATTCATAGTTGAAAAAGGAATGGAAGGATTTTCATTTGGAAGCCATGAAAAGAAAATGGGTATACATGGAAGCTCAACTTGCGAATTAATTTTCAAAGATGTGAAAGTTCCAAAGGAAAACTTATTAGGTGAAATAAATAAAGGATTCAAAATTGCAATGATGACTTTAGATGGTGGAAGAATCGGTGTTGCAGCTCAAGCTTTGGGTATTGCTGAAGGGGCATTAGACGCAACAGTTGAATATGTAAAGACAAGAGAACAATTTAATCGTCCATTATCAGCTTTCCAAAACACAAGATTTACTTTAGCTGAAATGAAAACACGTATTGAAGCAGCACGTTATTTAGTATACTCAGCAGCTCAGGCAAAAGATAATGGAGAAGCATATGCTGAAAAAGCGGCTATGGCTAAATTATTTGCATCAGAAACAGCAAGAGACGTAACTTGCAAAGCAGTTCAATTATTCGGTGGATATGGATATACAAGAGATTATCCAGTCGAAAGAATGATGCGTGATGCAAAGATTACAGAAATTTATGAAGGTACTTCAGAAGTACAAAAAATGGTTATCTCAGGTGATTTATTAAAATAA
- a CDS encoding MFS transporter — MFKNKGNKDKFITLILMMVSLNTIYLLPYLMYTYYTPLQEAMGLVGKDAAYGKLLNIYGIVNIILYIPGGWISDMFDAKKLLVISMISTGVLGLVEATWPSYSILMVIYILWSFTTVLTYWSSSIKCINLIAGADEQGAMFGSLEAGRGVVGLILTTVFVGIYSMTASITGVVIVISIVMIICGIAQLILMPSTSSDEAVNKDVKSSIRAMKGAFKLPITYLLSAMIFGACITRATFSYYTPFLEQVLGVSVKVTTIFANYNNVLTNIVGASAAAFFATKVGRSTKPMIYAGIVMIASYVGIILLPQTSILLVPFVLLFIIASLGTYVYRALYYAVIEEVGTPKNVVGNVIGISSLVGFIPDTFYLSMCGGWIEKYGVGAYKLIFATCLVAAVVGFIGAFISEKMVKKRRRNIEIKKGINGIEV; from the coding sequence ATGTTTAAAAATAAGGGAAATAAAGATAAATTTATAACGTTGATTTTAATGATGGTATCTTTAAACACTATTTATCTATTGCCATACTTAATGTATACATACTATACACCATTACAAGAAGCTATGGGTTTAGTTGGTAAAGATGCTGCTTATGGAAAGTTGTTAAATATTTATGGTATAGTAAATATTATACTATATATTCCAGGTGGATGGATTTCAGATATGTTTGATGCTAAGAAATTATTAGTTATTTCAATGATTTCAACAGGTGTTTTAGGTTTAGTTGAAGCTACTTGGCCAAGTTATAGTATATTAATGGTAATCTATATTTTATGGTCATTTACTACTGTATTGACTTACTGGTCATCATCAATAAAATGTATAAACTTAATTGCAGGTGCTGACGAACAAGGTGCGATGTTTGGAAGTCTTGAAGCGGGAAGAGGAGTGGTAGGTTTAATTCTTACAACGGTGTTTGTTGGAATTTATTCAATGACTGCATCAATAACAGGGGTTGTAATCGTAATATCTATAGTAATGATTATATGTGGTATTGCACAGTTAATTTTAATGCCAAGCACATCTTCGGATGAAGCAGTAAATAAAGATGTAAAGTCCAGTATAAGAGCTATGAAAGGAGCATTCAAGCTTCCTATAACTTATTTATTATCAGCGATGATTTTTGGAGCTTGCATAACAAGGGCAACTTTCTCATATTATACACCATTTTTAGAGCAGGTTTTAGGAGTAAGCGTAAAAGTAACAACTATATTTGCAAATTACAATAATGTATTGACAAATATAGTTGGTGCATCTGCAGCAGCTTTCTTTGCTACAAAGGTAGGAAGATCAACAAAACCAATGATTTATGCAGGTATTGTTATGATAGCAAGTTATGTTGGAATTATTTTATTACCACAAACATCTATATTATTAGTGCCCTTTGTATTATTATTTATAATTGCATCTTTAGGTACTTATGTATACAGAGCACTTTATTACGCTGTCATTGAAGAAGTTGGAACACCAAAGAATGTGGTAGGGAATGTTATAGGAATTTCTTCATTAGTGGGATTTATTCCTGATACATTTTATTTGTCAATGTGTGGTGGATGGATTGAGAAATATGGTGTTGGAGCTTACAAATTAATATTCGCAACTTGTTTAGTAGCAGCCGTAGTAGGATTTATAGGTGCATTTATAAGTGAAAAAATGGTTAAAAAACGTAGAAGAAATATTGAAATAAAAAAAGGTATAAATGGTATTGAAGTGTAA
- a CDS encoding DUF2500 family protein, giving the protein MTTNETLILIFQLDTGSKLDFIVNYDTFTNIPEYQWGNLIFQGTRFLKFEIKNNIV; this is encoded by the coding sequence ATGACAACAAATGAAACTTTAATATTAATATTTCAACTTGATACTGGAAGTAAACTTGACTTTATAGTTAATTATGATACTTTTACAAATATACCAGAGTATCAATGGGGAAATTTGATATTTCAAGGTACTAGATTTTTAAAGTTTGAAATTAAAAATAATATTGTTTAA
- a CDS encoding 5'-nucleotidase C-terminal domain-containing protein, with protein sequence MNKIFKRSKGKKIVSFFVVMAMIFSMTTQLAFATSNSENVINTNMNTLTKEANVSNDKSINIIMFNDFHGNLAEDVRETGKNIGMAKMVGYAKEAVSKNPNTIIVSGGDNYQGTAMSNLTYGAPVSAMMKAMNVTASAVGNHEFDWGVSHMEKWQKDGGFNFLAANIYDSKTNNPVSWSKPYKIVEKGGIKVAFIGLAHPNTTTLTKRENVTGLEFRDPVKTAEEWIKYLKEGKAKEGIPDVIVALTHIDSYQDANTKEITGKAVDLTKVKGLDAIVSAHSHRRVIGIINGKPIIQAYKYGRAIGIMSIKLDKDNKVSKIVPKIDDVCNTKSDIISDKESTETYNKYDKDLKPILGEKIGQATEEFTHDRTKSNVSLLGKWSCEVMQKKTGAQIAIQNGGGLRRTLYKGDITMGDMYEIMPFDNALVTFDLKGADVKKAIDHGILNPEVTDGQFSGLKVEYDKNKEFEHRITKITLNDGTPLDMNKYYKVTAPDFLLSGGDKYDFSNAKNVVETFIPVRDVLVEAIKDAKIITPKEVDYIKECEVKPELKPEVKPEVKPVPKPVPKPEVKPQVKPDPNVRAVYFVKSGDTLKYIARTYGVSWRELVKFNKLDNPNMIFPGQKILIPVEGAKENSNIKDTYVVKRYDTLKKIGNMYGISWRRIAKFNKLNNPNMIFENQKILIPAY encoded by the coding sequence ATGAATAAAATTTTCAAAAGGTCAAAAGGGAAAAAAATTGTAAGTTTTTTTGTAGTAATGGCAATGATATTCTCAATGACTACTCAGCTTGCATTTGCAACTAGTAATTCAGAAAATGTTATTAACACTAATATGAATACGTTGACAAAAGAGGCAAATGTATCTAATGACAAAAGTATAAACATTATTATGTTTAACGATTTCCATGGTAATTTAGCAGAAGATGTACGAGAAACAGGTAAAAATATTGGTATGGCTAAAATGGTAGGATATGCAAAAGAAGCAGTTAGCAAAAATCCGAATACAATAATAGTATCTGGTGGAGATAATTATCAAGGTACAGCTATGTCAAATTTAACATATGGTGCACCAGTATCAGCTATGATGAAAGCTATGAATGTAACAGCTTCAGCTGTTGGTAATCATGAATTTGATTGGGGCGTAAGTCATATGGAAAAGTGGCAAAAAGATGGAGGATTCAATTTTTTAGCTGCTAATATTTATGATTCAAAAACAAACAATCCTGTATCATGGTCCAAGCCTTATAAGATAGTTGAAAAGGGTGGAATAAAAGTAGCATTTATAGGACTTGCTCATCCAAATACAACAACTCTTACTAAGAGAGAAAATGTAACAGGACTTGAATTTAGAGATCCAGTTAAAACAGCAGAAGAATGGATAAAATATCTAAAAGAAGGAAAAGCTAAAGAAGGAATTCCTGATGTTATTGTAGCGTTAACACATATTGATTCCTATCAAGATGCTAATACTAAAGAAATAACAGGAAAAGCAGTTGATCTAACTAAAGTTAAGGGATTAGATGCAATTGTATCAGCTCATAGTCATAGAAGAGTTATAGGAATAATAAATGGAAAACCAATAATTCAAGCTTATAAATATGGTCGTGCTATTGGAATAATGTCTATAAAATTAGACAAAGACAATAAGGTAAGTAAAATTGTACCTAAGATAGACGATGTATGTAATACTAAAAGTGATATTATATCAGATAAAGAAAGTACAGAAACTTATAATAAATATGATAAAGATTTAAAACCTATTTTAGGAGAAAAAATAGGACAAGCAACAGAAGAATTTACTCACGATAGAACTAAGTCTAATGTATCTTTATTAGGTAAATGGTCATGTGAAGTTATGCAAAAGAAAACAGGTGCACAAATAGCTATTCAAAATGGTGGTGGACTTAGAAGAACACTATATAAAGGTGACATTACAATGGGGGATATGTATGAAATAATGCCTTTTGACAATGCACTTGTAACATTTGATTTAAAAGGTGCAGATGTAAAGAAAGCTATAGATCACGGTATATTAAATCCTGAAGTAACAGATGGACAATTTTCAGGACTAAAGGTTGAATACGATAAAAATAAAGAATTTGAGCATAGAATAACAAAAATAACTCTTAATGATGGAACACCACTTGATATGAATAAATATTATAAAGTAACTGCTCCTGATTTTCTTTTATCAGGTGGAGATAAGTATGATTTTTCTAATGCAAAAAATGTAGTGGAAACATTTATTCCTGTAAGAGATGTTTTAGTTGAAGCTATTAAAGATGCAAAGATTATAACGCCTAAAGAAGTGGATTATATAAAAGAATGTGAAGTAAAGCCAGAGTTAAAACCAGAAGTAAAACCAGAAGTTAAGCCGGTTCCAAAACCAGTGCCAAAACCAGAGGTTAAACCACAAGTTAAACCTGATCCAAATGTTAGAGCGGTTTATTTTGTAAAGAGTGGAGATACTTTAAAATATATTGCAAGAACATATGGAGTTTCTTGGAGAGAACTTGTTAAATTTAATAAATTAGATAATCCAAATATGATATTCCCAGGTCAAAAGATATTAATACCTGTGGAAGGAGCTAAAGAAAATTCAAATATTAAAGATACTTATGTAGTAAAAAGATATGATACATTGAAGAAAATAGGTAATATGTATGGAATTAGTTGGAGAAGAATAGCTAAGTTTAATAAATTAAATAATCCAAATATGATATTTGAAAATCAAAAGATATTAATACCAGCATATTAA
- a CDS encoding YibE/F family protein codes for MKKSKKLHIVLIMMFIFSIFFTFNCFAEENNSKNLQEYYSKQMDKPNYVTVKAKIIDITFDDTKENKKDIPIESDIRYQHLKIKLISGKHKGEVYTVRNTVEMISPYKLIFEKGDKLLLHLTEGTGNKVVNLKVYERSREGVIYFVVALFMILLVAIGGKKGLKSAITLIFMGLLIVFVLLPLIRRGYNPILVSIFISVLSVVFTMTLVSGANKKTLTAILGTIGGVIIAGIIAMIVGNIAMLTGVGNEDAQMLAYIPQNKYINFKGLLYGGIIIGALGAIMDVTMSVSSAMWEIKEIKPKIKTNELIKSGMNIGKDIMGSMSNTLILAYAGGSIYIMLLFSMFKMDPLEIINLEPIASEIIRAMAGSIGLICAIPLTVIISASLAKNYYKKR; via the coding sequence GTGAAAAAATCTAAAAAATTACATATAGTATTGATTATGATGTTCATATTTTCTATATTTTTTACTTTTAATTGTTTTGCAGAAGAAAATAATAGCAAGAATCTTCAAGAATATTATTCAAAACAAATGGATAAACCTAATTATGTAACTGTAAAGGCTAAAATTATAGATATAACATTTGATGATACAAAAGAAAATAAAAAGGATATACCAATAGAATCAGATATTAGATATCAACATTTAAAAATAAAACTTATATCTGGAAAGCATAAGGGGGAAGTTTATACTGTTAGAAACACCGTTGAGATGATATCGCCTTATAAACTTATATTTGAAAAAGGTGACAAATTACTTCTTCATCTAACTGAAGGAACGGGAAACAAAGTAGTAAACTTAAAAGTGTATGAAAGATCAAGGGAAGGAGTTATATATTTTGTAGTAGCACTATTTATGATTTTACTAGTTGCTATAGGAGGAAAAAAAGGGCTAAAATCAGCTATAACATTAATATTTATGGGATTACTTATAGTTTTTGTTTTATTACCTCTAATAAGAAGAGGATATAACCCTATTTTAGTATCTATATTTATAAGTGTTTTGTCAGTGGTATTTACTATGACATTGGTAAGTGGCGCTAATAAAAAGACATTAACTGCAATACTTGGAACAATAGGTGGAGTTATTATAGCTGGTATTATAGCTATGATAGTAGGAAATATAGCTATGTTAACTGGGGTAGGAAATGAAGATGCACAAATGCTTGCATATATACCTCAAAATAAATATATAAATTTTAAAGGATTGCTTTATGGTGGGATAATAATAGGTGCACTAGGAGCAATAATGGATGTAACCATGTCTGTGTCATCAGCTATGTGGGAGATAAAAGAGATAAAACCTAAGATAAAGACTAATGAATTAATAAAGTCTGGAATGAATATAGGTAAGGATATTATGGGATCTATGTCTAATACGTTAATTCTTGCATATGCAGGTGGTTCTATTTATATTATGCTTTTATTTTCTATGTTTAAGATGGATCCTCTTGAAATTATAAATTTAGAACCTATTGCTTCAGAAATAATAAGAGCTATGGCGGGAAGTATAGGTCTTATATGTGCAATTCCATTAACGGTTATAATTTCTGCAAGCTTAGCAAAGAATTACTACAAGAAAAGATAG
- a CDS encoding Cas10/Cmr2 second palm domain-containing protein: MTKNSSVYYLVKIDIGSKQKYIFSTNVLKDIIGASEIIRFITEELGQTVLDYMNKFNICRSKFSKEAFNGIRGNVLIEAGGNSIYIFKEKEHAIKFNKIFSKFVMKYFDGIELLMVIQEFNIEKQIKLEESPSIKYALDNIERKLTIKKGERKNLFKRISYGLTRICANTQKPAGYSDNNKERFISKESYDKQRFYKKLYDNDKNGLNEYYIDDENKFICKIKKGKYSGNIKDTEFYYTTEVDELAGDIDSKSYVGITCVDGNGMGEKINSFYKDYRYCKEKSIKENNLKWIRKYRDLTQKIKDNYEEAFNTTINVLCKNYDKYREAIFKDDKKIVPIRPIILAGDDITFISNGKIAIEATKIFAENITEKVVKFGEKNSNLTVSCGVAIVRKKYPFSRAVKLAGELEKSSKKKLKKVKEIYKNNNCKINDIDASFIDWYIDRGNILEGINEIRNKENLELTARPYMISINNVNNNFKKLDNFIGLGNNKNIFCYKFNYFYKVLDIVKGLNKNSNLKEFYRTMNKSEVNANLFSIKYLINKDFKINGLQEENMRQVIYDVIECLDLYKEVEK; the protein is encoded by the coding sequence GTGACAAAAAATTCAAGTGTATATTATTTAGTTAAAATAGATATTGGTAGTAAACAAAAATATATTTTTAGTACAAATGTATTAAAAGATATAATAGGGGCTTCTGAAATTATAAGGTTTATTACGGAAGAACTTGGACAAACAGTATTAGACTATATGAATAAATTTAATATTTGTAGAAGTAAATTTTCTAAAGAAGCATTTAATGGAATTAGGGGAAATGTTCTTATAGAAGCTGGAGGAAATTCCATATATATTTTCAAAGAAAAAGAACATGCAATAAAATTTAATAAGATATTTAGTAAATTTGTAATGAAATATTTTGATGGAATTGAACTTTTAATGGTAATACAGGAGTTTAACATAGAAAAACAGATAAAATTGGAAGAAAGTCCATCTATAAAATATGCTTTAGATAATATAGAAAGAAAATTAACTATAAAAAAGGGTGAAAGAAAAAATTTATTTAAAAGAATAAGTTATGGGTTAACAAGGATATGTGCTAATACCCAAAAACCTGCTGGATATAGTGATAATAATAAAGAGAGATTTATTTCAAAAGAATCTTATGATAAACAGAGATTTTATAAAAAATTATATGATAATGATAAAAATGGTCTTAATGAGTATTATATAGATGATGAAAATAAATTTATATGTAAAATAAAAAAAGGAAAATATTCAGGTAATATAAAAGACACAGAATTTTACTATACAACAGAAGTTGATGAATTAGCAGGAGATATAGATAGTAAAAGTTATGTAGGTATAACATGTGTTGATGGAAATGGAATGGGAGAAAAAATAAATTCATTTTATAAAGATTATAGATATTGTAAGGAAAAGAGTATAAAAGAAAATAATTTAAAATGGATTAGAAAATATAGGGATTTAACACAAAAAATTAAAGATAACTATGAAGAAGCATTTAATACAACTATAAATGTTTTATGTAAAAATTATGATAAGTACAGAGAAGCTATATTTAAAGATGATAAAAAAATTGTTCCCATTAGACCTATAATATTAGCAGGTGATGATATTACATTTATAAGTAATGGAAAAATAGCTATAGAAGCCACAAAAATTTTCGCAGAAAATATAACAGAGAAAGTAGTAAAGTTTGGAGAAAAAAATTCAAATCTTACAGTAAGCTGTGGAGTTGCTATTGTAAGAAAAAAATATCCGTTTTCAAGAGCAGTTAAACTAGCAGGTGAACTCGAAAAAAGTTCAAAGAAAAAATTAAAAAAAGTTAAAGAAATTTATAAAAACAATAACTGCAAAATTAATGATATAGACGCTTCATTTATAGATTGGTATATAGATAGAGGGAACATATTAGAAGGAATAAATGAAATAAGAAATAAAGAAAATTTAGAATTAACAGCTAGACCATATATGATATCTATTAATAATGTAAATAATAACTTTAAAAAATTAGATAACTTTATTGGACTAGGGAATAATAAAAATATTTTCTGTTATAAATTTAATTATTTTTATAAAGTCCTAGATATAGTGAAGGGGCTAAATAAAAATAGTAATTTAAAAGAATTTTATAGAACAATGAATAAAAGTGAAGTTAATGCTAATTTATTTTCTATAAAGTACTTAATAAATAAAGATTTTAAAATTAATGGATTACAGGAAGAAAACATGAGACAGGTTATATATGATGTTATAGAATGTTTAGATTTATATAAGGAAGTTGAAAAATAA
- a CDS encoding RAMP superfamily CRISPR-associated protein produces MIKYPVEIKLLSETTFGSGESKNGNVNTDILLDNEGLPYFLGKTFKGCLRKSIEDILKPFYCKSGKNFSQIIKDLFGRGNYKKDPKTKEEKESIEYQRDGKLKFSNFYLHKDILDIFDKGNKDEILDVLTDVRFSIKMNEELGVADKGSLRAIRVLKKDLVFVGFIECENKLADNEFEILKRGILSLKNLGVNKSRGKGHVEVSIGEEINVNNVNENKISADCNYLFYEIDLKEPVKIGDSSSKYDYEESKLYITGSAIRGAIIKKYLAKEILDLDILKKVIFSDSYPIFFDGKKRYSFPTPNIFVISKDTDKSDQLIYTKEKFSNLLDELQGEEQENNKERRVTKLKKGSFSYYVKDESGDKKTLYQFDVKKDFKFHHTKVTDEENIFIYEAISKNQQFYGVIDMSKLDSENKKKIINVLKTLSVIYLGGSRTGGYGRTEITSVESIKDFKELKRKLNYLNYGQSTKEINDIYLLSDVILRDKNHQIISNFSEEYLKEILDDSTIEILSSQINPTIIKGFNSKWKSQIPQSYAMEKGSVIRIKGNLDNTKIDKFMNKYHGDKVQDGLGRVIINPVFLDVDNIEYKEYESKVLKGKDNIEYNSVNIETIEKLKESKEEKYSDKKIKEYISKNIYEEPVDGLSLSQINNVIYEIDKCIIYEKNKKQYLDKLKEISTNKNKTENNRNILDIKIYKNISFEDVLNDNIRKDISNLLQKVFDENVSIINKIDKDKILLKISRWKLYYITKLIKLKNFQKEGDNNE; encoded by the coding sequence ATGATTAAATATCCTGTTGAAATAAAATTATTAAGTGAAACTACATTTGGTAGTGGAGAATCAAAAAATGGAAATGTAAATACAGATATTTTATTAGATAATGAAGGATTACCATACTTTTTAGGTAAGACATTTAAAGGATGTCTTAGAAAAAGTATAGAGGATATATTAAAACCTTTTTATTGTAAATCAGGTAAAAATTTTTCACAAATTATAAAAGATTTATTTGGAAGAGGAAATTATAAAAAAGATCCAAAAACAAAAGAAGAGAAAGAAAGTATTGAGTATCAAAGAGATGGAAAACTAAAATTTTCTAATTTCTATTTACATAAAGATATCTTAGATATATTTGATAAAGGTAATAAAGATGAAATTTTAGATGTACTAACAGATGTTAGGTTTTCTATAAAAATGAATGAAGAATTAGGAGTTGCAGATAAAGGATCATTAAGAGCCATAAGAGTTTTAAAAAAGGACTTAGTTTTTGTTGGTTTTATAGAATGTGAAAATAAATTAGCAGATAATGAATTTGAAATTTTAAAAAGAGGAATATTATCTCTTAAAAATTTAGGAGTAAATAAAAGTCGTGGAAAAGGACATGTTGAGGTTTCTATAGGAGAAGAAATTAATGTAAATAACGTTAATGAAAATAAAATAAGCGCAGATTGTAATTACTTATTTTATGAAATAGATTTAAAAGAACCTGTTAAGATAGGGGACAGTAGTTCAAAGTATGATTATGAAGAAAGTAAGTTATATATAACGGGATCAGCCATAAGAGGAGCTATAATAAAGAAGTATTTAGCTAAAGAAATCTTAGATTTAGACATACTAAAAAAGGTAATTTTCTCGGATAGCTATCCAATTTTTTTTGATGGTAAAAAGAGATATTCTTTTCCAACACCTAATATTTTTGTAATAAGTAAAGACACAGATAAGAGTGATCAGTTAATTTATACAAAAGAAAAATTCTCTAATTTATTAGATGAATTACAGGGAGAAGAACAAGAAAATAATAAAGAAAGACGAGTTACAAAACTAAAAAAAGGCAGTTTTTCTTACTATGTAAAAGATGAATCAGGAGATAAAAAAACTTTATATCAATTTGATGTAAAAAAAGATTTTAAATTTCATCATACTAAGGTTACAGATGAAGAAAATATTTTTATATATGAAGCTATTTCTAAAAATCAACAATTTTATGGTGTTATAGATATGTCTAAGTTAGATAGTGAAAATAAGAAAAAAATTATTAATGTTTTAAAAACTCTATCTGTAATTTATTTAGGAGGTTCAAGAACAGGTGGATATGGAAGAACAGAAATAACTAGTGTAGAGAGTATAAAAGATTTTAAAGAACTAAAAAGAAAGCTAAACTATTTAAATTATGGACAAAGCACTAAAGAAATTAATGATATATATTTATTATCGGATGTTATTTTAAGAGATAAAAATCATCAAATCATATCTAATTTTTCAGAAGAATACTTAAAAGAAATTTTAGATGATAGTACAATAGAAATTTTGAGTTCTCAAATAAACCCTACTATTATTAAAGGATTTAATTCAAAATGGAAATCTCAAATTCCTCAAAGTTATGCTATGGAAAAGGGAAGTGTAATTAGAATAAAGGGCAATTTAGATAATACTAAAATAGATAAATTTATGAACAAGTATCACGGTGATAAAGTACAAGATGGATTAGGAAGGGTTATTATAAATCCAGTATTTTTAGATGTAGATAATATAGAATATAAAGAATATGAAAGTAAAGTACTTAAAGGTAAAGATAATATAGAATATAATTCTGTGAATATAGAAACTATTGAAAAGCTTAAAGAATCGAAAGAAGAAAAGTATAGTGATAAAAAGATTAAAGAGTATATAAGTAAGAATATATATGAAGAACCTGTAGATGGCTTATCTTTAAGTCAAATAAATAATGTAATTTATGAAATAGATAAATGTATTATATATGAAAAAAATAAAAAACAGTATTTAGATAAGTTAAAGGAGATAAGCACTAATAAAAATAAAACCGAAAATAATAGAAATATATTAGATATCAAAATATATAAAAATATAAGTTTTGAAGATGTACTAAATGATAATATAAGAAAAGACATATCAAATTTATTACAAAAGGTTTTTGATGAAAATGTTAGTATTATCAATAAAATTGATAAAGATAAAATTCTATTAAAGATATCAAGATGGAAGTTATATTACATTACTAAGTTAATAAAATTAAAGAATTTTCAAAAGGAAGGTGATAACAATGAGTAA